The following DNA comes from Salvia splendens isolate huo1 chromosome 17, SspV2, whole genome shotgun sequence.
GTATCATGTAATATGACTACATCAATAAGATAGTTATATTTCCAAAACCTTCAAGCAGAAATTAATTTTCCTAAATACTATATTGAATATTAgaaggaaatttttttattttttaattttttaattagagGAGTGTAAATTTGAAATAACAACATTTGAATTTTAAACGGAACAAGATAAAAATGGTGGTGGCCcgaaattgattaattttacgCCACCGACGATTTTGTTTGTCACCAGTCactttattactagtatttaattatcACTCCTTTATTTTAACtgtaatataaataatatatggGCCCTTTAATTAATGAGATTAATAGTATGAATGAATCTCACCGTTAAAGAGATTCTCTATTTTAGAGTAAGTCGTAAAAGCAAGGGAATAAATGAATGACAAAGGAATCCAACTATACAGAATTTGAAAGACTATTCgtctaaaatatttaaattaacgGATTAATATGGTCGGGGGTTCAAAAAGAGAATATCTAAAGTTAAATATATTATCAATTACtccatataaaaaaaagtgaactATATAAATATACCTGATCTTttactttcgcacataaatggtacctgatatttattttatatcatttttagtacCTATAAATCAAATTTTTGGTACTTGATGCAATCTTCATCCCAAAATACCCTctaaacaaattcatttttccatttgtgtcataaagggtattttgggcattgacaaaactagtactaaaagtgatattataatatcttctctcattctcctcactctttatactattattattaatcaatattaataatattattttgatgttataaattaataattaatttattttttaatatcatttaaatatacttaatcataattatagttataattatatttaattattataataatattattgttataatagtaaaaactagtagtaattaataaataataactattgttttatattaaattaactaatcaatatagttttaatcaaattttaaaattgtgaatggtattcatttattaaataatttaattaaaaatatttaattgatttaattactttaaataattaatttaattaggtgtttagttattgatttatattatgaattcaattagatgtatgtataaaacactgaaaagaaagaagagaaaagaagagaaaagaaaaaagaggaaacataaactaaggagaaaaaagaaagaagaaaggaagataaaatactaaaaataaagaagaaaatgaagaaaaaagaaagaagaataaactaaagaagaaaaaagaaataagaaaggaagaaaaaaatcacatatttggttctattcaattgaaatttcaaaaaatatccTCCAGagcaaaaaaaatcacatgtttggtacctagggttatttttgtcatggggtatcaaaaacgatataaaataaaaatcaggtatcatttatgtgcgaaagtgaaagatcatgtaccacttacgtagttcactctaaaaaaatTAGCAAAAACATTGAATACATTCTTCAATTTGGTTCCTTTCTCCGAAACTCAAAATacttagaatttttttaaagtaaGAGTGAAACGTAATCTAAATGAAAGGGGGGACAAAAAAAGAGTTGAATTTAATGAAAACCTAGAGCATTAAACTCAACACTAGACAAACACACCTCAAATTTAGTGCATTCGCAAACCATTGCAATAAATGAATGTCACAAAATCATTATATTGAGAGTACATATTTTTGTTGCAGTGTCACTCATTCTAGGACTTgaggtaaaaaaaaaattttgctATTTAGTCCATCTATATTTCCATCACTTTAAAAAAACCCTCGAGGTTCTACTTAATTATTTTTACGTATGTCACTTTCTAGTACTACTAAAATTCAGTTGAGCCCCGAAACACTGGAAAATATCGGCCAAACCCCTCTAGCTTCTAGGGAAACACAATCCCATCCCCTATCGATGAAAACTTATTAAAGAGCTGCCTACATTTTGTAGACTTGCAAAAGGAGCCAATATCTTTTGCAAAATGGGGAAGAAATTGAATTCAAACTAAAGTCGCCCTCAATTGAATTCATGGTCATCAAATATTGACAAGATCAACACTTGTAGTAGTAATAGCACGATTAATATACTTACTTCAAATATATATCTCCAAGTTTTTACTACTTCCATTGCTTTTATTCTTCAATTATAATTCTTCTCAATGTGACCTGAATTGTGACGGTATTGACACCCAAAATCTTTGTACGTGGACGATCTAGGCTTGCTAATGCTATTTAATTTCCTCTATTACCCACTCTCTGCTTTGTAACCAAGACCTCAGTTTACGACGATGTGCCATGAGTTTTTCTTTGAATCTCTACATTGAAATTTCATTTTGGCATAAccaaattacattttttttcttcaggAACAAAATTAGTATGAGAAACTCGAAATGTCTCCCAAGAGTTGGGCAAAGTAGAGCAACCATAAACAATGTATCTCATCCTCGAGAGTAACACCAATAGGCAATAGTAGACAACTGATTTAACACTCCACGTAACTTGATCATTCACATGATTCGATATAGATATACCTTTATAATATCTCAAATTAATCAACTATTTTAGCAAATATAGTTTATCGTTCCATGTCGTGGAGACGTACAAATTTTCAAGAGTTCTCCAAAGTGTTATTGCGAACATTGTCGTCCACCCACGGTCTGATATAACTACAACATTGTTCATGCTCTAAAGCCCACTCTCCATCACTCTTAGATTGCGGTTTATTAGAAGAAAACATTGGTGGGTGCAAATTTTTCATGAATAGAAAATCTTTTATCTTACCTTCACAGTGTATCATTCATAACATTAATATTGCTCTCCATAATTTAAAATGTGATCATTCATATAATAAGAAAGCCCATTGGACCTAAAGTCGTGGGCATAGTCATTCTTCATTTCTTTCACCCTTTTACTACCAAACTACGCCCAACAGTATAATCATAAATGGCCCAACCAATAATAACTTGCTATTGATCTTTAACTTCCCCCGATTAAAACTATAGTAACACGCATTATAAAACTTAGAATTGACAtcacaacaaatataattaacaTTCCACATTTTACTCGTAAAGTTTTAAATTCGGTAGTTTATAACTttcaataatatttaattagcTAATCTGACAAGAAAATAACAgttttcatatatatttttttaaatttccaacACAAAACTTCTTATAGACTTAGTAGTTAACTCAAATTACTTCaattattctaatttaattacaactttttatttgaattcaaaatatatctaattttttaaaattcagggTGTTAACAGAATATTCGACAAAAGAAACCCAAAAGGAAACTTATGATGGCACTCGACTCGTTACATTAATTaaatgactaaaataataaaggaaataaataaGAATCAATTAATTAAGATAACTAAGTGTCTTAATCTAATCCAGGAATTAAACATGCCACCATCCTTTTCTTACCCACTCTTGCCAAAACATGCCAACTTCTTGAAATAGGGTTTGGTCCTCTAGTTCGAAGTGAGCTGGTGGTCGACGGTGAAGGGAGCTAGGGTTTCGAGAGGAAACCCTAGGGTTTGAACGTACGAGAGAGAGAGGATTTGACAAACAAttcattttcattaaaatctAAAGATGATTACATAATTATTGATTCTAAGGACCCTATGCGGTTCGACTCTCTTTAGTGATCCAGGAAAGAACCgacaaagaaaacccggaacTTATTATATTGGTCGACACATTACATTAAAATAACCCTAATCTAGGCCAGCATTCCTTCTTAGGTCCGGAAGTCGGGACAATCTTTCTCCAGAGCTCCTCTGAATATGTTCTCGATGTGATGATGATTAATTTGAAAATCTATAAATACGATTATCCGAATACTTTCgatttgtttgaattttattaatatGGAATTTTTGTCCAAATTAACTGTGATGTGGCAATAGAATTTGAGGTGAAATTCAAATGATGTACGTCATTTTTATATTgtaaacttttaaaaaaattaagttgaAACAGTTTAGTAAGACGATTTGAACGAAAGATCCAGATATAGTTTCTTAATATACTTATTAATTTAGCcgaaattatttattatacgtATTAAGAGATAAGGATAACTGGACAGGCTAGAGCCACTTcacaatttgtttgttttttcatgtatttataaaataatcaatttatTGATGAagactatcattttattttatacaaaaTCAATGTGAGTTTAGCTAGCTAGTTTTAAATGGCTATCTTAATATCGGAAATTCGGAAGGGCGAGAATGAGGTTGCATTTTAATTGCCCCTAGCTAGCCTCCATTGCTGAAGAGTATTTATAAACTTTTAAATTAGAATAGTTAATTAGTTGTAATTTCGTTtagttgttttatttaattcttgATTTAATTTTCTATTCGATTATAAAAGTGAGAGTTTGCTATCTCTTAACCAATTTTTTCTAACAAACTCTATATAACGTGAGAAAAACATAATCCACGGAAGaatcaaatttcaattttatttataaacgtgttattttaattatttttttcctaattACTTGCTCACACgaaacaattaaatttcaacttgaaactttattttattaatttattttgttgagAAGAAGCCATGTGATCTTTAtgtttatctatttatttactttttgaaaatatagacattatattttttattttcttgtttccCATGGATCCCGAATATGATTAactaataattaaacaattttagtCACACATTCAACAATTGAACAATGCGCTAGATAATGAGCGACTGTGTCATTTTATTAGTTGTACAAGTCATTTCTTATAAAAAAAGCacaattcgaattttaaaaaatatacccacTACAAAAAACTTATCTTCTAGAGACATAAAAATTAACATTAAcaacaaataataaattaatgttagttgcatatttaataaattaatagtatttaATGTTCTGGTGTTTTACAAAGTAACCCTTAccaataaattaatactactgtttaattctttaattttagTTATGGGGAAATGGCGCGgtaaatttgtttttaattgaATTCTTGAACGGTGGAGTGGGGTATAAAGTTAGTTTGAAATTATGCCTTAGTTTAACATATGTTACTGGGTTAATAACACTAGAAAATCAATACAGAGTCAaagcataattaaaaattaataactgAAAATCTAACTCTTCAGATTTGATCTTTTTTATTTGAACGAAGCTTGACTAGTCTTCTACCTTTAGATAAAATTTCAGGACAGTCGAATAATATGTGCATCTTCGATCCTGAAGAAAACCGAGACGGGTGtgataaataaagaaaaataaatcaatgcAATATAACTACCAAATCATGGGAGGCGTGAAGGAGAGAAttaaggaataaaataaatcagATTATATATTTACCAAACtagaagaaaataattaagGAATGAAATTAACAGCTGCAAATCTGAGCTCCCCAAACTGCCCTTTTtcgaattaaattaattattttaataattcagTTTGGCATGAAAATGACCATTGGATTTTCAAATTGTGCGGCTGAGATTTAGGGAGAAGGTTGaacaataattagaaaaatgataTGAAAACATCCCTATGTTTTCATTAATGGCATAATCAAAATCCCAGTgtgtatataattatataaacgAATTAGATATATAATCTcgcgtatgaatttattttattttatgttttcctACTTACTTGCTCACACGAAACAATCAAATGTCAACTTGGAactttattttgttaaaatttattttgttgaGAAGAAGCCTTGTGATCCTTATGTTTATCtgtttatttactttttaaaatacagacattatattttttattctccCTCCACTTCATATAATAAATATCATATTCTTAAATCTTGTATTTAAAAAGAAATCCATCAATTATGATGGGACGAAGAGAATAATTGGTTATATTTTAAGCTGTGAATAACTAGCatttgaccaaacttcatgCTTTTTGTgtcaatttgcccaatttttatGTACCAATAAATCTTTAagtagaaaattttaaaaagaagtTTTTGGGCTACCTCTATTAATTATGATTGGGCCTTGatgaaattataataatatgaaATGAGAGAAAATAGAAAAGCCCATGtagaaaattttaaacaaaGCCCTTCACCTCAATATTTCTCAATTACTCGCGCCACTCATCGGTTTCCTTCTCCCTCACCGTGAACCAAGCTCTCCGACTCTCCAGCGCCTTTCACGCCTCAAAATTGGTAATAATTTTGATACATCTTACTCCTCTTGTATTGTAGGATTGATTTGAAAGATTAAAGTAGGAGAAAGTTGTTCTTGAATTGAGCTTgcgaggggggggggggggggcaaaATGTATGGCTTCAATTGGGGGTATTTCGAAGTAATTGGCTTTATGTGATGCTCAAACTTATCTGGTACAATTTTTTCTTGAATTCGTGTAGTAATTTGGGACTTCTCCAAATATTATGAGTTCAAActgaattttcaatttttgtaaGTTTTTCAAACTCCCTATTTCTCACTACTAGGCTGGATAAGTTTTGAATTTCCTAATCTTCAAatgttttagtttatttatatactccatatcatTTGGTTCATTTTGTGTTCCAAACAATCTTGTATTGCCTGATGTTGATGAGGTTTTCTTTTTGGGATAGGATAGGTCATGCTATGATCTGCAGTTCACTCTTTCCATGTTTTTTACCCTATTCAAATCAAAAGGGAGAAATGTTCTAGTCAGGCGCCTGCATTTTTGTAAGAAATTCACATCACCTGGTGCTGAAGATATTATTTTCAAGGCTATTTGTGTGAATATAAGCCAGAAGAAATGGAAATTCTTGGACCAAGTTTCTTCAAGTCTCACAACTACTTTGCTCCCGCGTATTTTTCAAGAGCTCCGCAGCTCTCCGTGTCTACTTTTAGAGTTCTACCAGCGAGTGGGGGGAGTAGACACTGTTTCGTGCTCACTAGAATCATGTTGTATTCTGATTCATGTGATGGTAGAACGTAAGAACTTTGATGATGCGTTGTGCTTGATGAAAGAATTGATGATATCCAAAGGCTATTCACCTTTGGAGGTTTTAGAAGCATTGATTCATAGCTCTGCTGGTGTATCTCCGAGTAACGCTGTTTTTGATGCATTGGTTAGGGCTTGCACACAGATTGGGGCAACTGAGGATGCGTACGAGGTTATCGAGAAATCGAGGATATGAGGCATTTATGTGTCGATTCATGCTTGGAACAATTTTTTGGGCCACCTATTGAAGATAGGTGATGTTGCTGGCTTCTGGGAAATGTACAGAAAAATGGTTTCTTATGTGTATTATGAGAGTGTGAATACTTATAATCTGCTAATTTATGCGCTTTGTAAAGAAGGCCACCTATCCAAGGCTTTGTCAGTGTTTTATAGGATGATAAAGGCTGGATTTTTGCCTAATATAGTGGGATTCAATATGCTTATTGATGGAGCTTGTAGGGCTGATGACCTTGATGTAGCGCAGAAGGTTATTAAGAATATTGGAAAAATGTCAAGGGGGTGCGTCTCTGCTAATGTTGTTACATACAACTCTCTCGTCAATGGTTATTGCAAGCAAGGTAATCCTGAAATGGCTGAAGATATTTTAGATAAAATGATCGAGATGGGTGTGAAGCCTAATGTACGAACTTATGCCACAGTGATTGATGGGTATTCGAGAAAAGGGTGCTTGGAGGAGGGATATAGGCTGTGTAATAGAATGGTTGAAAATAGTATGAATCCGGACACTGTCATTTATACTTCATTTATCCACTGGCTATGGATGGAAGGAGATATCAGTGGAGTTTCACTGTTACTATCAAACATGATGGAGAATCGCGTAGACCCTGATGAAGTCACGCATTCTATGATGATAAACGGATTATGTAGGAATGGTCATGTCAATGAAGCTCTAAAAGTTCAGAACTGGATAATAGATATGAACCTTGTTGAAGATGCTTTCTCTCACAGTATTCTCATGAACTATCTTTGCAGAAGCAATGATATATCTGGAGCAGAACAACTCCTCTGCAGAATGTTTGTTCGAGGCTTCCTTCCAGACACGGTCACATATGGTGCTATGATTGATGGATACTGCAAAGCAAGCAAAATGGAAAGCGCCATTGAGGCATACACAGACATGGTTAAGGTGTACAAGCCGAATTTGGTAATCCTCAATTCCATTTTGAATGGTTTTTGCAAAGAAGAATCTATGGACATCTCCATGTCTTTGCTAGATGAGATGATGGCGCTGAATATGTTTGATACCATAAGCTTCAACACGTTGTTGAGTTCCCACTGTCGTACAGGGAGACTCAAGGAAGCGTTTGATTTGTTCATGAGTATGAGAAGAACAGGCTTCTTGGTGAACACAGTCAGATATAATGTCATGATTAACTGCCTATGCAGATTCGGATTGTTTGATCATGCCGGCCAGATTTTGAGCCCCATGCTCCATCAGGGCTTAACCCCAGATTCTGTTACCTACACCACTCTACTCACAAACCTCGGAAATAAGGGCAGTTCTGAGGAAGTTGTCAAAATGCACGACTATTTGTTACTTCATGGGGTGCACGTGGTCCGGGCGACGTATGAAGCCAGTGTTCGTCCAGTCGATGATGATAGTTGTCCACAGTTTGAGCGGGTGAAAGATAGCTTGTGAGATATTTCGATGTAAAGCATATACATCTATTTCAAATATTATCATGTATGGAAATCATTCCTGCTTTGTAATTTGTTGTCTGGTTTATTTAATTTCAACCATAATTCATTCCTAAAAACTACTGTGactgtatttatttaaatacgaaaacaattgagaaaattatgatatttgaTGGTGCTCACATATCATGTATGTTTTGTAAAATCCTTATCTTGAAATGTGTCTCCCTCGGCCTCTCATTTCAATGGACAGCTATCAACAGAAAAATTCCACCCACACAGAGAGAGATAAGGCAGCAACAAGAATCTCTCACTCACTTCCCTCCATAGCCGCAGGGCTTCAGCATAAGCATGTCTTCCTCCAATCTGACTATGCCATCTCTGTCGAAGCTCTCCTCTCGCTCCTTCATCGCTCCGTTTCAGCTCCCGAGCTCCAACTCCTCCACACCTCCATGCAGATCCTCCTCCACCCAAATCCAGTGCAGTCTCCGCGATCTCCGCGACCGCATTGATTCCGTCAAAAACACGCAGAAGATCACTGAGGCCATGAAGCTCGTCGCGGCCGCTAAGGTCCGGAGAGCGCAGGAGGCTGTGGTGAATGCCCGCCCCTTCTCCGAGACCCTCGTTGAAGTCTTGTACAACATCAACGAGCAGCTCCTCACGGACGACATCGACATCCCCCTCACCAAGGTCCGGCGCGTCAAGAAGGTCGCCCTCGTGGTGGTCACAGGCGATCGCGGTCTCTGTGGTGGGTTCAACAATGCCATCATCAAGAAGGCCGACTTGCGGATCAAGGAGCTTAAGGCGCTCGGCCTTGACTACACCGTGATCAGCGTTGGGAAGAAAGGGAACTCCTACTTCCTCCGCAGGCCTTTTATCCCTGTGGATAAGTTCCTGGAAGGCAGCAATCTCCCGACAGCCAAGGAGGCACAGGCGATCGCGGATGACGTGTTCTCGCTTTTTGTGAGCGAGGAGGTGGACAAGGTTGAGCTTCTCTACACCAAGTTTGTCTCCTTGGTGAAGGCGGATCCCGTGATTCACACGTTGCTCCCACTCTCGCCCAAGGGAGAGATCTGTGATGTCAACGGAGTCTGCGTTGATGCTGCAGAGGATGAGTTCTTCAGGCTCACCACCAAGGAAGGGAAGCTGACCGTGGAGAGAGACCTTGTAAGGACTAAGACAGCTGATTTCTCCCCAATTCTGCAATTCGAGCAGGATCCTGTGCAGATTCTGGATGCGTTGCTGCCTCTATACTTGAACAGTCAGATCTTGAGATCGTTGCAGGAGTCACTAGCGAGTGAGCTTGCTGCCAGGATGAGTGCCATGAGCAGTGCCTCTGATAATGCATCCGAGTTGAGGAAGAATCTGTCAAGAGTTTACAACAGGAAGCGTCAAGCCAAGATCACCGGAGAGATTTTGGAGATTGTTGCCGGAGCCGATGCCTTATCCTGAGCTCCGCATCTTTCTCTTAACTCCGATTTCGATTGTATTGTAATACTAATAGTTTTCAGTAATATACTCGAGCAGGAGAAACACCATTCTATTTTGTAACCATAAGCCATGTTACTCACATTTCATGAACAATgccattttttcacttctccCCTGTTTTATCAAATCTAAAGCATCAAAGAAGCATTTCATTCAACTCTCATATCCAAATTATGGGAATACCTAACAAGGTATATACAAATATCTAAATTCAAGTGTTGGCTCTTCATGCCCTAAACTAGATTGTACAAATTCCCATGTATCCTGCATTAGATCTTATGTTGTAAGAACTAGTTCCACCATTGAAGGGATAGTAAACCACTCATATCAAACCAACAAGAATAGAATTGCAAATACTAAACCAGCAAGAATTGAATTGCAAATATATTAGATCTTACATAAGAGCAAGAAACTACCAATATAAAACCAGAAAGAATTGAGTTGCAAATGCAAGTTCAGTAAAGTTGTATTGACTGAACAATAAAAGAAGTGTCGAAAATCCAGTGGTAGATTAGGAAGTTCCTAATCTGTAAATTCATTCAAGGAGCAATTAAGAAACAAACTGTTTAATAAGATTAAGTAATAGATTGCAAAACAAGAACCAAATCCAAcaaacagaaataaatttatatcAACTCCATCGATTTAAGATTAAGTAATCGATTGCAAAACATAATCAAATCCACAAAGGAGCAGATTAATACCGATTCTAACTGATTAATTcatacaaattaattaatcccCAGCAACTAGCAGATCCACCTTAGATTCCAAACAGTTTTATCAATACTGGACCAATATTTCGATTAATATCCAAAACCAGAGCAATGATTTCGCATAAGCATCACATGTgagagcaaaataaaaaaaaattgtatcgTTTTATTCATCTGATATTCGTCTACACTTCTGTGTGATCAATTACAAATAGAATATGAAAAACACCTAAAACCAAGACGGCCCTAACAAAACAGCATTGTATATGcagtagaaaaataaattacagCAGGGAGAGCCGATTTATGGCTAGGTCTCAGTAAAAACCGGCGCCACAGCCAGAAGCTTTTTGCGCATTAAGCACCTCGGGAAACCCTTGGTCCTCAAATTGAAACACGGAACTGCTTCCATGGCCAAACCAGTTGACTGCGGCTGCGGAAGCGACGAATCGGAATCAGATCCGAGTCGGTACAGCGCGAGCAGAGCCTGAGCGCTGATTTGTTTGGATCTGGCGTTGATCTTCGAGTATCTGAGTTGAGCAAGCTCTCCAGGCTTGAGATACTTGTAATACGCCGGCACCCCCGATGATGAGGATGGTGAGCCAAGAGCGCTGCTGCCAAATCTGGATTTCATGGTGATGTAAATCTGGAAACCCTAGAGTGAGATTGTAGATTGAGAGAAATTGATGCGAAATGAATTGTGGGGGGAGGGAGGGTTTTATAGTAGTGAAGCAAGAAGCGGGAAAATAGTGGCGGTCAGTGAAGTGGCGCAGCGAATTTTTCAAGTTTTAATTTTGGGGTGCCGCCTCATGGACTCGTCTCAAAACTTATCATATTTACGGAAATACCTCACACCTTTTAAGATTAATTATGGGGGTtaggtttgcaagattgtatctgagattaaatttatagtgtgtttgtTTCAAGAGATTCAATCTCACACCTCAATCCTATAtagataatcatatgataattagtcataactaacccctatgactaaaataatctcacaactcaaccCTAGATTATATCTCGGTACtattttatcttgaaaaccTAACACCACCTAAGTGAATCAGACATTTAAAATTTAcaagtactaatatttataaatatttttcacTAATATAGGATTAATAATGTTATGTtctgaaatttaattttttccaaaaatatttttcaatttcaatttttcatatATTGTTTCTAATTATAGAATTAATAGCAGTTCTGATGAAGTCATCAAAATGCACGACTATTTGTTACTGCAAATATGAAGCCATTGTTCGTCCAGTTGATGATGATAGTTCTTCACTGTTTTGAGTGGGTGAATGATAGCTCATGAGATATTTCGATGCAAAACATGTAATGATTTCTGTTTTGTATGTTGTTgtttggttttttttaatttcgatCATATTTAATTCCTAAAAAGTATTGTGAACTACTCTCTTTGATCCCAAATAATTGTCTCATATAGTTGATTGTTACAGATTTTAagaagttttgtttttgttaataaaaatggaaagaaaaagttagtaaaaGTAAATAGGATAATTATTGAGACG
Coding sequences within:
- the LOC121773684 gene encoding ATP synthase gamma chain, chloroplastic-like codes for the protein MSSSNLTMPSLSKLSSRSFIAPFQLPSSNSSTPPCRSSSTQIQCSLRDLRDRIDSVKNTQKITEAMKLVAAAKVRRAQEAVVNARPFSETLVEVLYNINEQLLTDDIDIPLTKVRRVKKVALVVVTGDRGLCGGFNNAIIKKADLRIKELKALGLDYTVISVGKKGNSYFLRRPFIPVDKFLEGSNLPTAKEAQAIADDVFSLFVSEEVDKVELLYTKFVSLVKADPVIHTLLPLSPKGEICDVNGVCVDAAEDEFFRLTTKEGKLTVERDLVRTKTADFSPILQFEQDPVQILDALLPLYLNSQILRSLQESLASELAARMSAMSSASDNASELRKNLSRVYNRKRQAKITGEILEIVAGADALS
- the LOC121774022 gene encoding uncharacterized protein LOC121774022 — its product is MKSRFGSSALGSPSSSSGVPAYYKYLKPGELAQLRYSKINARSKQISAQALLALYRLGSDSDSSLPQPQSTGLAMEAVPCFNLRTKGFPRCLMRKKLLAVAPVFTET